The genomic DNA CGTATAATTTATTTTTCAACCGTTATTACTTTACTACTGAAACCAAATGTTTCACTTTCTCAACCATACCCAGAATAGCCGGAGTAGCTTCATGTTCTACTACCTGGTTCATTTTCATCAGACCCAGCGCGTCAAGAGTTCTCTTTTGGTCTTTCGGGCATTTAATTCTACTTTTTGTCTGCTTAACTTTAATAGTTGCCATAACTTATTATCCTCCCTAATTAACCTTTGAATACTTTTTCAACTGCAACATTTCTGTTCTGGGCAACCATCAACGGGCTTCTTAACTCACTCAGTGCAGCGATAGTTGCCTTCACCAAGTTGTGAGGATTAGAAGAACCCTTTGACTTAGCCAAAACGTCTGTGATACCCACACTTTCCAATACAGCACGCATAGCACCACCAGCTTTAACACCAGTACCATGAGAAGCCGGTTTGATCAGTACCTGAGCGCCACCGAACTTAGCCAACTGTTCATGAGGAATAGTACCTTTGTGAACAGGAACTTTAATCAGATTTTTCTTTGCAGCTTCAACACCTTTTGCGATCGCTGTCGTTACTTCACCGGCTTTACCTAAGCCCCAACCAACGATACCGTCTTCGTTTCCTACTACGACAATAGCAGCAAAACTGAATGTACGTCCACCCTTGGTTACTTTAGTTACGCGGTTGATTGCAACCAAACGGTCCTTCAACTCTATGTCGTTGGTCGACTTAACTCTATTATTAACTCCTGCCATCTTCATTAAAATTTAAGGCCGCCGTTACGTGCAGCATCTGCTAATTCTTTAATTCTCCCGTGATACAAGTAACCGTTACGGTCGAAAACAACAGCCTGTACACCAGCTTCCTGGGCAACTTTGGCAATCTGTTCTCCAACCTTGGCAGCAATCTCTTTTTTCGGAGCTTTAACATCCATCTTCAAAGAAGATGCCGCAGCCAAAGTCTTACCTGTAGTATCATCTATAACCTGTGCATAGATCTGCTTATTGCTTCTAAACACAGTCAGGCGCGGACGTTCAGGAGTCCCTGAAATTTTACCGCGTACACCTGCTTTTATCTTTAATCTTCTTTCTTCCTTCGTTGTCATGATAATTTCAGTTTACGTAGATTACTTACCTGCTGATTTACCAGACTTTCTGCGAATTTCTTCACCCACGAACTTAATACCTTTACCTTTATACGGTTCCGGCATTCTGAATGAACGAATCTTAGCACAAATCTGTCCCAGTAATTGTTTATCAGCCGATTCAAGGATAATAAGAGGATTTTTATTTCTCTCTGCCTTTGTTTCAACTTTCACTTCCTTAGGCAACTGCATGTAGATGTTGTGAGTATAACCTAAAGAAAGATCTAACAGCTGACCTGTATTTGTCACACGGTAACCGACACCGACAAGTTCCAGTTCCTTTTTGTATCCTTCTGAACAACCAACCACCATATTGTTAATCAGCGAACGATACAAACCGTGCAGCGCACGATGGTTCTTTTCGTCTGTCGGACGTGTCAGATGAATGATTCCATCTTCCAAAGTCACATTAATATCAGGATTCACAGCCTGAGTCATCTCACCTTTGGGACCTTTTACAGTCACTACATTATCCTTAATGGTAACCGTAACACCGGCCGGTACATGAATTGGTAATTTTCCTATTCTTGACATTCTTCTTTCCTCCTAATTAATAAACATAACATAATACTTCACCACCGATCTTCAGATCACGGGCTTCTTTGTCTGTCATCACACCTTTAGAAGTAGAAAGAACGGCAATACCTAAACCATTCAATACTCTTGGCATTTCCTTGTAACCAGTGTACTTACGCAAACCAGGGGTAGAAACTCTCTCAAGTTTCTTGATCGCATTTACTTTGTTTACCAGGTCATACTTCAAGGCAATCTTAATTGTACCCTGAGGACCATCTTCTACAAACTTAAAATTAAGAATGTAGCCCTTGTCGAAAAGGATCTTAGTGATCTCTTTCTTTAAATTTGACGCCGGCACTTCAACAACTCTGTGCTTCGCTTTGATCGCATTACGCAATCTTGTCAAATAATCTGCAATAGGATCTGTCATATATAAATGAATTAAATTGATCCGGCCACCCGGACAATATTTAAATTAAAAAAACTCTTACCAACTTGCTTTCTTTACACCCGGGATTAAACCATGAGATGCCATTTCACGCAGTTGAATACGAGAAATACCGAACTGGCGTACATAGCCTTTCGGACGACCTGTAATTTTACAACGATTGTGCAAACGTACAGGAGAAGCATTTTTAGGTAAAGCCTGTAAAGCTTCGTAGTCACCTGCTGCTTTTAATTCTGCTCTTTTAGCAGCATATTTTGCTACGAGCTTTGCTCTTTTCACCTCACGGGCTTTCATTGATTCCTTTGCCATAACTACTTAGTCTTTTTTTGCATTTTTAAAAGGCAATCCAAATTCTCTCAAGAGAGCATACCCTTCTTCGTCTGTTTTCGCAGAGGTCACAAAGGTAATATTCATTCCCAATATTTTGGTAATATTATCGATATTTATTTCAGGGAAAATGATTTGTTCCTGAATTCCGAGGGTATAATTACCTCTTCCGTCCAACTTACTTTCGATCCCCTTAAAGTCACGAATACGAGGAAGAGCTACGCGAACAAGTCTTTCCAGAAATTCATACATCTGTTCACGGCGTAATGTTACCATTACACCAATTGGCATTTTCTTACGCAACTTGAAGTTAGAGATATCCTTCTTTGAAACCGTCGCAACAGCCTTCTGACCTGTAATTGCAGACAATTCGCTGATGGCAATATCGATAATCTTCTTATCTGCAGCAGCCATACCCAAACCTTGATTGATAACAATCTTCTTCAGTACGGGAACCTGCATTACGGTTTTATAACCGAACTCTTTCGTCAAAGCAGGAACAATTCTGTCCTGATATTCTTTCTTAAGACTGGCAGTATTGCTCATTACTTAATTTCCTCCCCTGATTTTTTAGAATAACGCACTAAAGCACCTTTTTCGTCTAATTTACGACCGATACGTGTCGGCTTACCGGATTTCGGATCAACAACGTTCAGGTTAGAAATATGAATAGGAGCTTCCTTCTTTTCAATACCTCCTTGAGGATTCTTTGCATTAGGCTTGGTATGCTTTGATACCATATTAATACCTTCTACAATGGCACGGTTGTCTTTTACAAGAACTTCTAAAACACGACCTGTCTTACCTTTGTCTTCGCCGGCATTAACAAAAACTATATCGCCTTTTTTGATATGTAATTTGCTCATTACTTTAAGTTTTACAAAATTAAAGCACTTCTGGTGCAAGTGAAACAATTTTCATGTTTGTTGCACGAAGTTCTCTGGCAACCGGACCAAAGATACGGCTTCCACGAATATCACCACCGGCATTCAACAATACGCAAGCGTTATCATCAAAACGGATGTATGAACCATCCGGGCGGCGAATCTCTTTTTTAGTGCGAACAATGATAGCCTTAGAAACAGCACCCTTCTTCACATCACTCGACGGGATTACACTCTTGATTGCTACTACAATTACATCCCCGACAGTGGCGTAACGTTTTCTTGTACCGCCCAAAACACGAATACACAACGCTTCTTTTGCACCACTGTTATCTGCTACTACTAGTCTTGATTCTTGTTGTATCATGTTACTTAGCCCTTTCGATTATTTGAACTAATCTCCATCTTTTTGTTTTGCTCAAAGGACGAGTTTCCATAATTTTTACAGTATCGCCGATACCGCATTCATTCTTTTCGTCATGAGCATGATATTTCTTCGTCTTATTAACGAACTTTCCATAAATGGGGTGCTTTTCCTTCCATTTAATAGCAACCGTGATGCTCTTATCCATCTTGTTGCTGGTAACCACGCCCGTTCTTTCTTTTCTTAAATTTCTAGTTTCCATCAGGCTCAATTTTTGTTGTTAAGTTCTCTCTGGCGCAATTCTGTTTTCATGCGCGCAATCATCCTGCGTTGTTGTTTAATCTGAGCAGGGTTTTCACTCGGAGAAATGCTGTGGTTGATCACTTTCTGATCGTAAGCAGCCACTTCAGCATCAATTCTTTCTACTAACTCCTTCGTGCTCAATTCTCTAATTTCTGCAATCTTCATAACAAATTACGCATTTTGATTAGCCATATCATAATCACGTCTCACAACAAACTTTGTTGTTACCGGAAGCTTTTGTGCAGCCAAGCGCAAAGCTTCCTTAGCAATATCAAAAGGAACCCCTTCGATTTCGAAAATCAAACGACCTGGAGTAACAGGCGCAACAAATCCTTCAGGATTACCTTTACCTTTACCCATACGTACTTCAGCAGGCTTCTTTGTGATTGGTTTGTCCGGGAAAATACGAACCCACACCTGACCTTGACGTTGCATATAACGAGTTACCGCGATACGAGCAGCTTCGATCTGACGACCGGTAATCCATTTATTTTCTAACGCTTTTATACCAAACGAACCGAATGCCAGCTGGTTGCCACGCTGAGCTTCGCCCTTCATGCGACCTTTCTGCTGTCTTCTGAACTTGGTTTTCTTTGGTTGTAACATCTCTTCTTAAATTCTAACGTTTAACGATTAGCTTTCTTTCTCTTGAAGTTCTTATCTCTGCTGCCGCCGGCATTTTCATTTCTGCGACCTGAATCTTTTGATGCAGCGAATGAAGGAGCAAGATCTCTCTTACCATAAACTTCACCACGGCAGATCCAAACCTTAACACCGATCAAACCAACCTTCGTCAACGCTTCAGCCAAAGCATAATCAATATCTGCTCTGAATGTGTGTAACGGAGTTCTTCCTTCTTTATACATTTCTGAACGAGCCATTTCAGCACCGTTCAAACGACCAGAGACTTGCACTTTAATACCTTCGGCCCCCATTCTCATGGTAGAAGCGATAGCCATCTTGATAGCACGACGGTAAGCAATTTTTCCTTCAAGCTGACGAGCAATATTGTTTGCAACGATAACAGCGTCCAATTCGGGTCTTTTTACCTCAAAGATGTTGATCTGAACTTCTTTGTCGGTAATCTTCTTCAACTCTTCTTTCAACTTATCAACTTCCTGACCACCTTTACCGATGATGATACCTGGACGTGATGTGCAAACTGTGATTGTAATCAACTTCAGCGTACGTTCAATAACGACGCGAGATACACTAGCCTTAGCAAGACGAGCATTCAGATATTTACGGATTTTGCTATCTTCCAGCAAAGTGTCTCCGTATTTTTTGCCGCCATACCAATTGGAATCCCAACCGCGGATGATTCCCAAACGATTACTAACCGGATTAACTTTTTGTCCCATCTACAAATTAATTTTGACTATCGTTTTTACTAAGTGTATCAACAAACAGAGTTACATGGTTCGAACGTTTACGAATTCTGTATCCTCTTCCCTGAGGAGCCGGACGCATTCTCTTCAATGTAGTAGCGCAATCTACGCTGATTGAAGATACGCACAACTCTCCAGCTTCTGCTTTACGTTCATTTTTCTGTTCCCAATTGGCAATAGCTGAACGAAGCAATTTTTCTACTCTTGCTGCAGCTTCCTTGTTAGAAAACTTCAAAACACCAAGTGCACGGAATACTTCCATTCCACGGATCATGTCTACAACGAGACGCATCTTGCGGGGAGAAGTCGGCACATTCCGCAACTTTGCGAAGTACATGGTCTTCTGAGCTTCTTTTCTTGCTTCAGCTGATATTCTTTTTCTAGCACCCATTTTATTGATTCTTTTTATTTTCAGATTCCTGAATCCCTGTTACTACCGATTATTTTTTCTTGTTACCGGCGTGACCACGGAACGTACGAGTAGGAGAAAACTCTCCCAGTTTATGACCTACCATGTTCTCGGTTACAAAAACAGGAATAAATTTATTTCCATTGTGAACTGCAATAGTATGACCTACAAAGTCAGGCGAAATCATTGAAGCTCTTGCCCATGTCTTAACGACCGCCTTCTTTCCTGACTCATTCATTGCCAAGACTTTCTTTTCAAGCTTTACATTAATATACGGGCCTTTTTTTAGCGAACGACTCATAGTTTACTTAATTAATCAGATTATTTCTTTCTTCTTTCAATAATATATTTTGAAGAATGCTTCTTCGGAGCTCTTGTCTTCAAGCCCTTAGCATATAAGCCATTACGAGATCTAGGATGACCTCCGGAAGCACGACCTTCACCACCACCCATCGGGTGATCAACCGGGTTCATTACAACACCACGGTTGTGAGGACGACGACCTAACCATCTAGAACGACCGGCTTTACCTGATTTTTCAAGACCATGGTCTGAATTACCTACACTACCAACTGTAGCCTTACAAGCAGCAAGAATCTTTCTGGTTTCGCCAGAAGGCATCTTAATAATTGCATAATCGCCTTCTTTCGAAGTCAACTGAGCAAAAGCACCGGCAGAACGTACTAACTTAGCACCCTGTCCCGGACGAAGCTCAATGTTGTGAATAATAGTACCAACGGGAATATTTGCCATCGGCAAAGTATTACCAACCTCAGGAGCGGCTTCGCTACCTGAAACCACTGTTTGGCCAACTTCCAATCCGTTCGGAGCGATGATATAGCTCTTTGCCCCGTCTGCGTAATACAACAGTGCGATACGAGATGTACGGTTAGGATCATACTCGATAGACTTGACTGTTGCAGGAATGCCATCTTTGTTTCTCTTGAAATCGATAAATCTGTACTTCTGTTTGTGACCGCCACCAAGATAACGCATTGTCATCTTACCAGTGTTATTACGACCACCTGTACTCTTCTTACCTACTACAAGAGACTTTTCTGGTGTACTTGCAGTGATTTTATCAAATGCACCAATAACTTTGTGTCTCTGCCCCGGTGTTGTGGGCTTTAATTTACGTATTCCCATTTCTTTTTTTAGATATTACTAAAGAAATCAATTGTTTCTCCTTCTTTCAACGTTACGATAGCCTTCTTAAAAGCTGATTGTTTGCCATTGATAATACCTGATTTGGTATAGCGGCTTTTCTTCTTGCCTGAGTAGTTGATGGTGTTAACATCAACTACTGTAACATTATACATGTCTTCAATGGCTTTTTTAATCTCTAACTTGTTGGCATCAGGAGAAACACGAAAACCATAGCGATTATCCATTTTTTCTGTAATCGCTGTTTGCTTCTCAGTTACTATAGGTTTAATAATAATTCCCATTTTTCTACTCCTTATGCGTTAAACAGTTTTTCAATAACAGCTACAGAACTTTCTGTCAACACCAAATTAACAGCATTTAACACGCTATATGTATTTAACTCTGAAGCTGTTATAACATTTGCCTTCTCTAAATTTCTGGCCGACAAATATACGAAATTATTTTTCTCAGATAAAACCAAAAGTAACTTTCCATCAGCCACTTTCAGATTCTTAGCAATTGTTACGAATTCTTTAGTCTTAGGAGCTTCCAAAGTGAAATCTTCTACTACTACAATTGCGTTATTCTTTGCCTTATAAGTCAAGGCAGACTTACGGGCCAAACCTTTAACTTTCTTGTTCAATTTAAACTCATAATCTCTCGGTTTCGGACCGAATACACGGCCACCACCTACCAATACCGGAGAGTTGATGTCGCCACGACGAGCACCACCACCACCTTTCTGGCGGATCAATTTACGAGTACTACCAGAAACTTCACTTCTTTCCTTTGATTTATGAGTTCCCTGACGCTGATTAGCCAAATACTGTTTTACATCCAAGTAAATAGCATGATCATTGGGTTCAATGCCAAAGATAGCATCGTTCAATGTTACCTTTCTTCCGGTATCTTCACCTTTAATATTTAATACGCTCAGTTCCATTACTTTTCAATTAATAAGATTGAACCTTTTGCTCCTGGAACAGATCCTTTTACTAATAAAAGATTGTGTTCCGGCATCACCTTGATCACTTGCAGGTTCTGAACAGTTACACGTTCATTACCCATTTGGCCGGCCATACGCATACCTTTGAATACCTTTGCAGGATAAGAACAGGCACCGATACCACCGGGAGCGCGCAAACGGTTATGCTGACCATGAGTAGTCTGACCTACACCACCGAAACCATGACGTTTTACTACACCCTGGAAACCTTTACCTTTTGATGTACCTACTACATCAACGAAACCTGCATCTTCCAAATAATCTACGGTGATTACATCACCGAGCTTATATTCGGTTTCAAAATTTTTGAACTCGGCCAAGTATCTCTTGGGAGTTACACCTGCCTTTTTGAAGTGGCCCATTTCTGGCTGTGTTGTGTGTTTCTCTTTTTTCTCTTCGAAACCTAACTGTACAGCTTCATAGCCATCTTTTTCCAAAGTCTTAATCTGTGTAACTACACAAGGACCCACTTCGATAACAGTGCATGGAAGATTTTTTCCCTCGGCACTGAAAACGGATGTCATTCCGATTTTTTTTCCTAATAATCCTGGCATTTCACTAATTTGTTAATAAACTTACACTTTAATTTCTACTTCAACACCACTGGGCAATTCCAGTTTCATCAATGCATCAACCGTTTTTGCAGTTGAGCTGTAGATGTCGATTAGTCTCTTGTAAGAAGAGAGTTCGAACTGCTCACGAGACTTTTTGTTAACGAAAGTCGAGCGGTTCACAGTAAAGATACGCTTGTGCGTAGGCAGAGGTATCGGGCCGCTAACAACTGCACCGGTAGCCTTAACCGTCTTCACGATCTTCTCGGCAGACTTGTCTACCAGAGAATAATCGTAAGACTTTAATTTAATTCTGATCTTTTGGCTCATATCTATATATATGTTTCTAAATTATTTGATCAAATCAGCACGACCCTGTACTTCTGTCAATACCTGCTTAGCGATAGAAGAAGATACTTGAGCATAGTGCGAGAACTGCATTGAAGAAGTTGCACGACCTGAAGTGATAGTACGCAAAGCTGTTACATAGCCGAATGTTTCAGCCAAAGGAACTTTTGCTTTTACAATACGAGCACCTGTACGACTTGTTTCCATACCTTCAACTTGTCCACGACGCTTGTTCAAGTCGCCGATTACATCACCCATACTTTCTTCCGGAGTAACCACTTCCATCTGCATGATCGGTTCCATCAAAGCAGGACCTGCCTTTTCAGAAGCGTTCTTGAATGCCTGGATAGCTGCGATTTCGAAAGACAACTGGTCAGAGTCAACCGGGTGGAAAGAACCATCGATCAAAGTAACTTTCAGTTGATCCAACGGATAACCTGCCAATACACCGTTCTTCATAGCCTTCTCGAAACCTTTCTGAACTGACGGGATAAATTCCTTGGGAACGTTACCACCCTTCACTTCATCGATGAACTGCAAACTTCCTTCAAAGCCTTCATCTGCCGGTTCGATACGGACAATGATATCGGCAAACTTACCACGACCACCAGACTGCTTCTTGTAAACTTCACGAAGTTCGACAGATTTGGTGATAGCTTCTTTGTAAGTTACCTGAGGCTTACCCTGATTACATTCGACTTTGAATTCGCGTCTCAGACGGTCAATAATAATATCCAAGTGAAGCTCACCCATACCGCTGATGACAGTCTGTCCTGTTTCTTCGTTAGTCTGAACCGTGAACGTCGGGTCTTCTTCGGCCAACTTAGCCAAGCCCATGCCCAGTTTATCCAAATCCTTCTGTGTCTTCGGTTCCACAGCGATACCGATAACCGGATCAGGGAAGTCCATAGATTCCAATGTGATCGGAGCGTTTTCGTCACACAGCGTATCCCCAGTACGGATATCCTTGAAACCTACACCTGCACCAATATCACCGCAACCGATCGTTTCCATCGGATTTTGCTTGTTAGAGTGCATCTGGAACAAACGAGAGATACGTTCTTTTTTGCCAGAACGCGTATTCAAGACATAAGAACCGGCGTTGATCGAACCTGAATAAACACGGAAGAAACAAAGGCGGCCTACATATGGGTCGGTAGCGATCTTGAATGCCAAAGCAGCCATCGGTTCCTCAAACAACGGCTTGCGGACAACGACTTTTTCAGGATCACTCGGATCCGTACCTTCAATAGCTTCCGTATCTTCAGGAGACGGCAAATAAGCACAAACTGCATCCAATAACGTCTGAACACCTTTGTTCTTGAATGAAGATCCGCAAGTCATCGGGTTGATCTGCATAGCTAATGTTCCCTTACGGATAGCCGTGTGAATCTCTTCTTCTGTGATAGTCGAAGGATCATCGAAGTATTTTTCCATGATCGCGTCGTCACATTCTGCCAAAGCTTCAAGCATCTTGTCACGCCATTCTTCAGCTTCAGCCTGAAGATCTGCCGGGATTTCTTCTATGCTATAGTCGGCTCCCATCGATTCGTCATGCCAATAGATGGCCTTCATCTTGATCAGGTCGACGATACCTTTGAATGTTTCTTCAGCACCGATAGGAATCTGGATAGGACACGGATGAGCGCCCAATACTTCCTTAACCTGGCGAACTACTTCATAGTAGTTTGCACCTGAACGGTCCATCTTGTTTACATAACCGATACGAGGTACATTATATTTATCAGCCTGACGCCATACAGTTTCAGACTGCGGCTCCACACCACCTACAGCACAGAAAGTAGCAACAGCACCATCCAGTACACGAAGAGAACGCTCAACTTCTACTGTAAAGTCCACGTGTCCCGGAGTATCAATCAAGTTGATCTTATATTTGTTACCCAAATAGTTCCAGAAAGTAGTTGTTGCAGCAGATGTGATTGTAATACCGCGTTCCTGCTCCTGGGCCATCCAGTCCATCGTAGCAGTACCATCATGCGTTTCACCGATCTTATGGGTCAGACCGGTGTAAAACAAGATACGTTCAGAAGTAGTTGTTTTACCAGCATCGATGTGAGCCATGATACCGATGTTTCTTGTAAACATTAATTGTTTATCGTTTGCCATATTCTTTCTTAGCCTTTATAATTAAAATCTGAAGTGAGCGAATGCACGGTTAGCTTCGGCCATACGGTGCATATCTTCTTTTCTCTTGAATGCTCCGCCCTGGTTATTGAAAGCATCTACAATCTCTGCAGACAGCTTATCAGCCATAGTCTTACCACCACGTTTACGTGCGAAGATGATGAGGTTCTTCATTGAAATCGATTCTTTACGATCGGGGCGAATTTCAGTAGGTACTTGGAAAGTAGCACCACCAACACGGCGAGATTTCACTTCGACTTGAGGAGTAATGTTGTCGAGTGCAGCTTTCCAAATTTCGAGAGCGGACTTTTCTTCGTTAGGCATTTTGGCCTTAACTGTTTCCAAAGCGGAATAGAAAATTTCGAAGGCAGTATTCTTCTTGCCATCATACATCAAATGGTTAACGAATCTCGTAACCTTAACATCACCGAAAACAGGATCCGGGAGGATCTGTCTTTTCTTTGGTTTTGCTTTTCTCATTTTGTTTTCAAAAATTTCGTTCTTGTTCTTGGTTGCCTTTAATACGTCTTCAACGGTTCCGCTGAACCATTTACTCAACCTATAGCCTATCCAAATAACTCAAACCAGCTTTAATACTTAAATTTAAATTCTCAGTTTGAAGGGATGTAACTAATTACTTCTTCTTTCCTTTAGCTGCAGCTGCTGCCTGCCCCGGTTTCGGACGTTTAGCGCCGTATTTGGAACGTCTCTGAGTACGTCCGTTTACGCCTGCAGTATCCAAGGTTCCACGTACAATGTGATAACGTACACCAGGAAGGTCCTTAACACGACCACCACGAACCAACACGATTGAGTGTTCCTGCAGATTGTGTCCTTCTCCCGGAATGTAAGAGTTTACTTCTTTTCCATTTGTCAAACGAACTCTCGCTACTTTACGCATTGCAGAGTTAGGCTTCTTCGGAGTTGTAGTATAAACACGAACGCAAACACCACGTCTCTGCGGACATGAATCCAATGCGGGTGATTTACCCTTTTCCACCAAAGTTTCCCTTCCTTTTCTAACTAATTGCTGAATTGTAGGCATTTCTTTTCTTTTTTAAACTTTGAATGTGTTATTATTATAATTATCTATTTCTTCAATTTTGAGCTGCAAAGGTACACATTCTTTTCGGACTATCAATAAGTTGCGCCTTCTTTTTCGCACACTTCGCGCTAAAACGCTGCAAAGGTACGCATTTGTTCCCGTTTCACAAGAGGCCGCTTTTATTCATTTATAAATAATTAACTATTATTTCTCTTACAAACTCCGTTAACCCAGAACAACCGACCTCTTTTACACGAAATCCAGTAGGTATCGGATAAAGAATCGATGCCCACTGGATTCACATTTGATGCTTATCGGATCAAAAACGAACGACTGTTAGAAGAATATCGATCCCCCTTCAGTCGATTATTTGAAACGTTTCTCCAATTCCTCGTCCGTCAACTTCGAAATAATGGTTTTTCCATCAGGAGTAAGATTCGACTCCTGGCAGGAGAAAAGAGAAGCGAGCAAGTTGTCCATCTCTTCACCAGACAGGATCTTTCCCGGACGGATAGCAGCCGCTTTTGCCAGAGAAAGTGCCAACGAGTCACAGATCTCCTCATGTACTTCGCAACCGGTATCGATCACACGATCCACCATATTCCGAATCAAAGATACCGGATCAAGATTCTCCACACCGGCAGGAAGTCCATTGATAGCGTAGCTGTTATTTCCCAGGTTCGTCAGATCAAAACCGATAAAACGCATATCTTCGAGCAAGGTCGGCAAGACCGTAGCTTCGCTAGCGGTAAACTCGACAATCTCAGGGAAAAGGACTTGCTGGGAAGCACCTCGCTGCTGCCTGATGTTTGTAATGTACTGGTCGAACAGGATACGGACATGGGCACGGTGTTGATCGATCAAAGCCAAACCTGACTTCAAAGAAGTTATGATAT from Parabacteroides merdae ATCC 43184 includes the following:
- the rplV gene encoding 50S ribosomal protein L22, with protein sequence MGARKRISAEARKEAQKTMYFAKLRNVPTSPRKMRLVVDMIRGMEVFRALGVLKFSNKEAAARVEKLLRSAIANWEQKNERKAEAGELCVSSISVDCATTLKRMRPAPQGRGYRIRKRSNHVTLFVDTLSKNDSQN
- the rpmC gene encoding 50S ribosomal protein L29; the encoded protein is MKIAEIRELSTKELVERIDAEVAAYDQKVINHSISPSENPAQIKQQRRMIARMKTELRQRELNNKN
- the rpmD gene encoding 50S ribosomal protein L30, with the protein product MATIKVKQTKSRIKCPKDQKRTLDALGLMKMNQVVEHEATPAILGMVEKVKHLVSVVK
- the rpsE gene encoding 30S ribosomal protein S5; translated protein: MAGVNNRVKSTNDIELKDRLVAINRVTKVTKGGRTFSFAAIVVVGNEDGIVGWGLGKAGEVTTAIAKGVEAAKKNLIKVPVHKGTIPHEQLAKFGGAQVLIKPASHGTGVKAGGAMRAVLESVGITDVLAKSKGSSNPHNLVKATIAALSELRSPLMVAQNRNVAVEKVFKG
- the rplE gene encoding 50S ribosomal protein L5: MSNTASLKKEYQDRIVPALTKEFGYKTVMQVPVLKKIVINQGLGMAAADKKIIDIAISELSAITGQKAVATVSKKDISNFKLRKKMPIGVMVTLRREQMYEFLERLVRVALPRIRDFKGIESKLDGRGNYTLGIQEQIIFPEINIDNITKILGMNITFVTSAKTDEEGYALLREFGLPFKNAKKD
- the rplP gene encoding 50S ribosomal protein L16, with the protein product MLQPKKTKFRRQQKGRMKGEAQRGNQLAFGSFGIKALENKWITGRQIEAARIAVTRYMQRQGQVWVRIFPDKPITKKPAEVRMGKGKGNPEGFVAPVTPGRLIFEIEGVPFDIAKEALRLAAQKLPVTTKFVVRRDYDMANQNA
- the rpsQ gene encoding 30S ribosomal protein S17, whose amino-acid sequence is METRNLRKERTGVVTSNKMDKSITVAIKWKEKHPIYGKFVNKTKKYHAHDEKNECGIGDTVKIMETRPLSKTKRWRLVQIIERAK
- the rpsC gene encoding 30S ribosomal protein S3 — encoded protein: MGQKVNPVSNRLGIIRGWDSNWYGGKKYGDTLLEDSKIRKYLNARLAKASVSRVVIERTLKLITITVCTSRPGIIIGKGGQEVDKLKEELKKITDKEVQINIFEVKRPELDAVIVANNIARQLEGKIAYRRAIKMAIASTMRMGAEGIKVQVSGRLNGAEMARSEMYKEGRTPLHTFRADIDYALAEALTKVGLIGVKVWICRGEVYGKRDLAPSFAASKDSGRRNENAGGSRDKNFKRKKANR
- the rpsH gene encoding 30S ribosomal protein S8: MTDPIADYLTRLRNAIKAKHRVVEVPASNLKKEITKILFDKGYILNFKFVEDGPQGTIKIALKYDLVNKVNAIKKLERVSTPGLRKYTGYKEMPRVLNGLGIAVLSTSKGVMTDKEARDLKIGGEVLCYVY
- the rplX gene encoding 50S ribosomal protein L24; this encodes MSKLHIKKGDIVFVNAGEDKGKTGRVLEVLVKDNRAIVEGINMVSKHTKPNAKNPQGGIEKKEAPIHISNLNVVDPKSGKPTRIGRKLDEKGALVRYSKKSGEEIK
- the rplF gene encoding 50S ribosomal protein L6; its protein translation is MSRIGKLPIHVPAGVTVTIKDNVVTVKGPKGEMTQAVNPDINVTLEDGIIHLTRPTDEKNHRALHGLYRSLINNMVVGCSEGYKKELELVGVGYRVTNTGQLLDLSLGYTHNIYMQLPKEVKVETKAERNKNPLIILESADKQLLGQICAKIRSFRMPEPYKGKGIKFVGEEIRRKSGKSAGK
- the rplN gene encoding 50S ribosomal protein L14, with the protein product MIQQESRLVVADNSGAKEALCIRVLGGTRKRYATVGDVIVVAIKSVIPSSDVKKGAVSKAIIVRTKKEIRRPDGSYIRFDDNACVLLNAGGDIRGSRIFGPVARELRATNMKIVSLAPEVL
- the rplR gene encoding 50S ribosomal protein L18, which codes for MTTKEERRLKIKAGVRGKISGTPERPRLTVFRSNKQIYAQVIDDTTGKTLAAASSLKMDVKAPKKEIAAKVGEQIAKVAQEAGVQAVVFDRNGYLYHGRIKELADAARNGGLKF
- the rpsN gene encoding 30S ribosomal protein S14; this encodes MAKESMKAREVKRAKLVAKYAAKRAELKAAGDYEALQALPKNASPVRLHNRCKITGRPKGYVRQFGISRIQLREMASHGLIPGVKKASW
- the rpsS gene encoding 30S ribosomal protein S19 produces the protein MSRSLKKGPYINVKLEKKVLAMNESGKKAVVKTWARASMISPDFVGHTIAVHNGNKFIPVFVTENMVGHKLGEFSPTRTFRGHAGNKKK